DNA from Mycobacterium bourgelatii:
CGCTCGGTGGTGAAATTCCAGTGCACCTGCGGTACCCGGATGTTCTTACCCAGCGGCGACGCCTGCAGGTGGGAGATCCACGCATCCATGGACTGGGCTTCGAGGCGGAAATCCAGCTCCTCGGCCAGGTTGTCGGCGAAGTCGGCGACAACGTCTTGAGCGGACAGCCGGCGGCCGAGCTTGGCCAGTTCCACGGCCTGGGCGAAGCGCCGCAAGATCTGCAGATCGGCGGCGACCCGCCGACGGATACCCGGCCGCTGGATTTTGACCACGACCTCCTCGCCCGTTTTCAGGGTCGCGTAATGCACCTGCGCGATCGAGGCCGAAGCGAACGGCTCGTCGTCGAAGCTGGCGAACAGATTTTTGGGCTCGTCACCGAGTTCCTCGATGAATAGCTTGTGTATTTCGTCGGTGTTGGCGGGTGGCACGCGGTCGAGCAGGCCGCGGAATTCACGCGACAGCGATTCGCCGAAAGCCCCCGGGCTAGACGCGATGATCTGCCCGAATTTCACGTAGGTGGGTCCCAGGTCAGCAAATGTCTGTGGGACCTGTTTGATCACCTTCTGCTGCCACGGGCCCTTGCTCGGCAACTTCGCGACGACGCGGGCGGCGGTGCGGGTGACCTGCCAACCGGTGGCAGCTACCCGGGCCGCCTCGACCGGCAATGGCACCCGGTCGAGCTTGGCCACCTCGCGGTGCTTAGTAGAGCTCATTTCA
Protein-coding regions in this window:
- a CDS encoding ABC1 kinase family protein — protein: MSSTKHREVAKLDRVPLPVEAARVAATGWQVTRTAARVVAKLPSKGPWQQKVIKQVPQTFADLGPTYVKFGQIIASSPGAFGESLSREFRGLLDRVPPANTDEIHKLFIEELGDEPKNLFASFDDEPFASASIAQVHYATLKTGEEVVVKIQRPGIRRRVAADLQILRRFAQAVELAKLGRRLSAQDVVADFADNLAEELDFRLEAQSMDAWISHLQASPLGKNIRVPQVHWNFTTERVLTMERVQGIRIDDVAAIRKAGFDGTELVKALLFSVFEGGLRHGLFHGDLHAGNLYVDDEGRIVFFDFGIMGRIDPRTRWLLRELVYALLVKKDHAAAGKIVVLMGAVGTVKPEAQAAKDLEKFATPLTMQSLGDMSYADIGRQLSALADAYDVKLPRELVLIGKQFLYVERYMKLLAPKWQMMSDPQLTGYFANFMVEVSREHQADVEV